The following coding sequences are from one Arthrobacter sp. PvP023 window:
- a CDS encoding alpha/beta fold hydrolase: MAFVSVGKENSTTVELYYEDHGQGQPVVLIHGYPLDGASWERQTSALLEAGYRVITYDRRGFGKSSQPTEGYDYDTFAADLNTLLTELDLADAVLVGFSMGTGEVARYLSTYGSDRVSKAVFLGSLEPFLLKTEDNPDGVPQDVFDGLLSAVKEDRYAFFTEFFKNFFNTDDTLGSRLSEEALRANWATASKSSAHASVAAQPTWLTDFRADIPKIDVPSLIVHGTADNILPIDVAGRRFKDALPNADYVEIEGAPHGMCWTHAKEINEALLAFLKK; encoded by the coding sequence ATGGCCTTTGTCTCTGTTGGAAAAGAAAACAGCACCACCGTTGAGCTCTACTACGAGGACCACGGGCAGGGACAGCCGGTGGTCCTCATCCACGGTTACCCGCTGGACGGCGCATCGTGGGAACGGCAGACCAGCGCGCTGCTCGAGGCTGGCTACCGGGTCATCACCTATGACCGCCGCGGCTTCGGCAAGTCCAGCCAGCCCACCGAGGGCTACGACTACGACACCTTTGCCGCCGACCTTAACACCCTGCTCACCGAGCTCGATCTGGCCGATGCCGTGCTGGTGGGCTTCTCGATGGGCACCGGCGAGGTGGCCCGCTACCTCAGCACCTACGGCTCGGACCGGGTTTCCAAGGCCGTGTTCCTCGGCTCCCTCGAGCCGTTCCTGCTGAAGACGGAAGACAACCCCGACGGCGTTCCCCAGGACGTGTTCGACGGCCTGCTGAGTGCAGTGAAGGAAGACCGCTACGCGTTCTTCACGGAGTTTTTCAAGAACTTCTTCAACACCGACGACACCCTGGGCAGCCGCCTCAGCGAAGAAGCGCTGCGTGCCAACTGGGCCACTGCCAGCAAGTCCTCCGCGCACGCCTCCGTGGCCGCCCAGCCCACCTGGCTGACCGACTTCCGCGCCGATATCCCGAAGATCGATGTCCCTTCGCTCATCGTCCATGGAACCGCGGACAACATCCTGCCCATTGACGTGGCCGGCCGCCGGTTCAAGGATGCACTGCCCAACGCAGACTACGTGGAGATCGAGGGGGCGCCGCACGGGATGTGCTGGACCCACGCAAAGGAAATCAACGAGGCACTCCTGGCCTTCCTGAAGAAGTAG
- a CDS encoding DnaJ C-terminal domain-containing protein has translation MASQDWVDKDFYKILGVAKDASDADIKKAYRKLARQHHPDTNAGNVASEKKFKDISEAYSVLSDPDERQQYDAIRAMGGGARFAPGGGGGAAGGAGFEDLFGGLFTGGGGRHSGGYSTSGGIPPEFADLFGGQFGGPGSGAGFQRAPQKGADRTATTTISFAGSIRGTTIGLREPDGDVIDVRVPAGIKDGQKVRVRGKGQYGPAGNGDLMVTVNVKGHDFYTRDGDNLRIHVPVTFPEAALGADIEVPTIDGEKVKVRVPAGTPSGRTLRVKGRGVKHAKATGDLLVTIDVVVPQKLTKEAEEAVKAFAAATDGQDVRAGLAAKARL, from the coding sequence TTGGCTAGCCAGGACTGGGTCGACAAGGACTTCTACAAGATCCTTGGAGTCGCCAAGGACGCTTCCGACGCCGATATCAAGAAGGCTTACCGGAAGCTTGCGCGGCAGCACCACCCGGACACCAATGCGGGGAATGTTGCGTCGGAGAAGAAGTTCAAGGACATCTCCGAGGCGTACTCCGTGCTCTCGGATCCGGATGAGCGCCAGCAGTATGATGCCATCCGCGCCATGGGCGGCGGTGCGCGGTTCGCTCCGGGCGGCGGGGGCGGTGCAGCTGGCGGTGCGGGCTTCGAGGACCTCTTCGGCGGCCTCTTCACCGGCGGCGGCGGACGCCACTCCGGGGGCTACAGCACCTCCGGCGGCATTCCGCCAGAGTTCGCCGACCTCTTTGGCGGACAGTTCGGCGGACCCGGTTCCGGTGCCGGGTTCCAGCGCGCCCCGCAGAAGGGCGCCGACCGTACTGCCACCACCACCATTTCCTTCGCCGGTTCCATCCGCGGCACCACCATCGGCCTGCGCGAGCCGGACGGCGATGTGATCGACGTCCGAGTCCCGGCCGGGATCAAGGACGGGCAGAAGGTCCGCGTGCGCGGCAAAGGACAGTACGGCCCGGCGGGCAACGGCGACCTGATGGTCACCGTCAACGTCAAGGGCCATGACTTCTACACGCGCGACGGCGACAATCTCCGCATCCATGTTCCGGTCACCTTCCCGGAAGCTGCGCTGGGTGCCGACATTGAAGTACCCACGATCGACGGCGAGAAGGTCAAGGTCCGTGTCCCGGCAGGGACGCCGTCCGGCCGGACGCTGCGCGTCAAGGGCCGCGGGGTGAAGCACGCGAAGGCCACCGGCGACCTGCTGGTGACTATCGACGTCGTGGTTCCGCAGAAGCTGACCAAGGAAGCGGAGGAAGCCGTGAAGGCGTTCGCCGCGGCCACCGACGGCCAGGACGTGCGGGCGGGACTGGCAGCCAAGGCACGCCTCTAG
- a CDS encoding nucleotide exchange factor GrpE, which translates to MPHHGNEEEHNSSASQQHERDSREDERQENEPQKPVIHDNRKVDPKTGQARHPDQEHAPAGNTGSGDALSQAEDILNSVEVPAEESVAQGVGAEEAEELRNDLRRLQAEYVNYRKRVERDRAVAGEMAVIGVLNSLLPVLDDVDAARQHGDLADGPFAAIAAKLESALKTYGLVRIDETGVEFDPTIHEALIQQPGQDVEIDTVSQVLRSGYKSGERVLRAAQVIVAVPA; encoded by the coding sequence ATGCCGCATCACGGTAACGAGGAAGAGCACAACTCTTCCGCAAGCCAGCAGCACGAGCGCGACAGCCGGGAAGACGAGCGCCAGGAGAACGAGCCGCAGAAACCGGTGATCCACGACAACCGCAAGGTTGATCCGAAGACCGGCCAGGCCCGCCACCCTGACCAGGAACACGCACCCGCGGGGAACACCGGTTCCGGGGACGCACTGTCCCAGGCCGAGGACATCCTCAACAGCGTTGAGGTTCCGGCCGAGGAATCGGTGGCCCAGGGCGTAGGCGCCGAGGAGGCGGAGGAACTCAGGAACGATCTCCGCCGCCTGCAGGCCGAATACGTCAACTACCGCAAGCGCGTGGAACGCGACCGTGCCGTGGCAGGGGAGATGGCCGTCATCGGCGTCCTGAACTCGCTGCTTCCGGTGCTGGACGACGTCGACGCCGCCCGCCAGCACGGCGACCTGGCCGACGGCCCGTTCGCCGCGATCGCCGCCAAGCTGGAGAGCGCGCTGAAGACCTACGGCCTGGTGCGCATCGATGAGACCGGCGTGGAGTTCGATCCCACGATCCACGAGGCCCTCATCCAGCAGCCCGGCCAGGATGTCGAAATCGACACCGTCAGCCAGGTTCTGCGCTCCGGCTACAAGTCCGGCGAGCGGGTCCTCCGCGCGGCACAGGTTATCGTCGCAGTTCCGGCGTAG
- a CDS encoding heat shock protein transcriptional repressor HspR: protein MDIDFDQPIFVISVAAELADMHPQTLRQYDRLGIVSPSRAPGKSRRYSQRDVNVLREVQRLSHEGVSLEGIKRILQLENQVAALQRRVTELTEELGRRRSPLDSRIFAAGAAGDVVSLARGQRPRARSQAVVVWRPRPTE, encoded by the coding sequence ATGGACATTGATTTCGATCAGCCGATCTTCGTGATCTCTGTGGCTGCGGAGCTGGCGGACATGCACCCGCAGACGTTGCGGCAGTATGACCGCCTGGGCATCGTCTCGCCCAGCCGCGCGCCCGGCAAATCCCGGCGGTACTCCCAGCGGGACGTCAATGTGCTTCGCGAGGTGCAGCGGCTCTCCCACGAAGGGGTGTCGCTGGAGGGCATCAAACGCATCCTCCAGCTGGAAAACCAAGTGGCTGCACTGCAGCGCCGGGTGACCGAACTGACCGAGGAACTCGGCCGCCGCCGCAGCCCGCTGGATTCGCGCATTTTCGCGGCCGGAGCAGCCGGCGACGTGGTGAGCCTGGCCCGTGGCCAGCGTCCCCGCGCCCGCTCCCAGGCCGTGGTGGTGTGGCGGCCCCGCCCCACTGAGTGA